The DNA sequence attgtaaagatCTCGAACATGGAGCTGGCAGACGTAAGGCATTTTGtgtatataagttttaattgtaattgacttaaatattaaagtgtACTACTGTCTGACCGACTACTATCTGACCCGAGTGACATTGGCCTGTCTAACGATCTTTCAagtaaatatctaaaattttctcatttttttcctttaaaagAATCTgtagaatataataaatcttaagATAATACCCAAATTGGTTCAGCCGTTTTCGAGTTTTACATTTAGACATTTAGCaaatcatgtttattatttcaggtttgaaatgtttgaaaataattCTTAATGATAGTAATAGAAAACTTGAAGCAGAATgtcaaaaagaattatctagcAGATTGGAAATGTATAGATATGTTGCATCAGtgagtattttatatagtttagattaaaaaatatttgtttttgttttaaaatttatataaaaaccagATTGGTTTGAAGTTTTCAGTGGCATAgtcaatcaaataaaaatatgattatacATACTCATATCATATTTTGCATACGCAGCATATAATGTATTAAGTGGTGTAATATtctatatgtgtgtatttttcaGTGTTATTCTGATTCTATGAAATGCTGATGTGTGGTAACATAGCTTAATATATGCACACAgtgcataatttattttaatataaaagtttttctCATAAACACttgtattcataaaaaaattgtaatgatCTACATATATTCTTAATGTTTTCATACTCAGGGGCAAtatttagtttcattttatatataaaatataataatgtattagttttgttacacaaatataatatttattcgaaCACATAAACCACTCTATATATCAGTTGTGTTCAATGTCtcacaatatatgtatatatatttaaaaaaaaaaaacaattgcatGTGTaagttgtttaataaattatcaattcTTACTTTCAGGTAAATGTGATTGAAAATCTAGGAGACATGTATGATGGAATATCATCATCTCCGTCGAAAAAATACTTTCTAGTTGTAGGAATTTCAATTGTAGGATTAATCTTCATATTTGGTTTATATTGTGGTCGTATGACAAAAAGggctatgtatataaaaaagaaatagattctagataaatagttttattaggAAAAATTATTCTTTCCTCTCTGTGACCTCATCAATGTCCATATCTTCAAACTCATCAGTCGACTCTTTCTTGATGTTTTTAGGTTTTTCGTCTTTTTTCACTTCTACTTTAATATCGCCTTTGAGAATTTTCTGACTCTCTTCGAAAAACTGATTTGGATGATTAATGCCTAAACCGAAATCTGTTTTATGGACTGCATCAAAGTATTTACTGCATGCAATTTGGTAGTGGCCCTTCTTAGTCATGTCAACTATGTCATTGActgctgtaaaataaataaagtatttagaTGTCtggaaagtaaataaatacaaataaaataaaagtgtttcaTTACCCTCAGATTCTAATCCATAtccttttaatttattcttcaAGATGTTTGTATCAGAATGACGATAAGGACAGCCGTGGCAATCACCTGGACCTACATTTGTATTAATGATTTTCAAGCAAGTAAATGGTGTGTAATTTTTCTTACTACCCTCTTTTCCATAATTGTATCTTATGTTATATGCATATTGTTTCTCAAACTTGTCTAATTCCATTATTTTTGTAAACTCTTCTCTCCAAAATCTCAGTGAATCTTCTAGTGTGACACCTATTCCTTTTAAATAAAGGCCATATTGCAATCTCCCACCGTGTTTAAGATGATGGACTGAACGTAACTGTTCATGCAGTTGCTTCATACATAGAGGAAATGATTTAATGGATAGGGAATCAATACTTTCAATAGGGATTGTCACCTTAGTGTCGCTAATAAAATCATTTCCAGAGTATGATTGATGCAAACCTTTCAGTAAGGAAACCAGCCTCTCATCCTGTTCAATTTCACCTAAATGGTGACACGCAATTGCCAAAGTTTGACGCAGATGCATCCTAAACTGTGCAGAAAGAACTGATATAAAATCTTTATGAGGAATGTAAGCATATCCACCACGAAGGTATACTTTTCTTGCTTTGACCAAGTCTAGAACTTCATAAAACTTCACTTTGTAGAATTTAAAGTTTTCTATATTTTGACTGCTCTGATAAAATGTTGATTCccttaaatatttcataagctCACTCTTTTCACTATCAGAAATGTTGGTGTAACAtagattgtttattttaaaaaaagcatCAATTGCATCTGTCTTCATAGTCATAAACCTCATTTTGAACAACTCAAGCTCTCTGGATATAAACCAACGACGTAATTCCTCAGTTCTACAATAAGCTAACCTCAGTATGAAATGAGCTATATGATCTTTCCGTCTAGCTTCTAGATCTGCTTGCAGAGTTCCACAGCTAGAtttttcacaaagttttgcATAGTACTTTAATCCCTGATTCTTTAAATCGCTTATTACAAAGTCTGTCCATTCTTCAGAAAATATTCTTAGACCTTTTAATGTGGTTGCAGTTGCTAAACATCTTAACAGTGACAGTCTTTCTAAAGCTAAAGTTTCAAATTCTTGTAATGATATGTCATCTACAGGAGGAACTTTATACATTTGTAAATCGTGAGGATAATTATCTACCAAACTACCGGTACTAActgtttttatagattttctttttatattaaattccatTTCAAAGAGAAAGTTGTCACTTCTCTATtaaaacacttaaataatatattggaTAAACATAAAAATCGAATATAACAAATTAACTGAACTGATTactttttctaatataaaaaactaaaacttgGCGCGAATTTTGACGTTGACATTCCTAAATTATTTTTCGTTCagaatttttactaaaataaaataaatattattaccaaAGTGTAAGttcagaaaaatattaaaaaatttaggaGTGATACCGAATTGGtttcatatataaattatacaaaaaaaaactttttttctataaattgtgTCGCTGTTTTTTATATACTTGTACAATCTGCTCGTCATTACTCATTGTCAATTAGCTGCCAAAGATGTGCCAAAGTCAAGTGACACTGTGACATGGATATTCGTGTCATGTTGGGTATTGggcatttgaatttaatttagtcAAATACtacttgtaaatttatatttggaaTGAATAATACATTGTTAGGATTAAATATGTTTGTTATAATTTGagtttataagtatattaatttatttgtaatatctaacattattaaataaagtttaataatatgGTTCCAAACAAGATGCATTCGTCATTAGATGACTTAGTTCAATACACACAATTGTTTAAACCCGTGACTACAATTTTGCAAGGAACAGTGCTACCCTTTTTGATCATTTACCCACTCATTTTCTATTGCTGGTTCTTCGTATACGGTATTGAAGAAAACTTTGAAGCAGGGTTTGTGACTGTTTCGGTAGTCGCTgttatacacatttttatttgcCTCTGTTGCTACTGGAGTGTTCACATTCAATGTTTCTTGTCGTGTACACCGGTAAGTTGAAAAATCACTAGCTTATCATGCTTagaattatagaaaatatatttaatttgacatGTCATTTATAGGTTAAAAATCCTTTACAAGCGGAAATCGTTAAAGTAGTTCCAACTTCTAACAATGGCTTCTCTGAAATTGTTAAGCTTCATCACACAGAGGTAAAGTATTTATAGTTTGATCatgttataaacaaataaaatatatgtattaattaattttggtttaatttattttttagtctacTAAAAAGGATGGTGCAAACCCAGATGTTTGGTTTATCTTTCAAAAGAGCAAATATGTTTATGATTGGAATAAGAAAACATTTCATACAGTTGAATTTCCTGTTAATAAAACATATGAGGAATATATTGAGTCTAAAGGATATGCAGATGAAGAATCCATTATTTTAGCTGAGAAAGAGTTTGGGAAGAATGAAATGATTATGGTAAAAATATTGGTTTTCTTTtatcaaaaagtatttgtttatttttctctaCACATTAACTTATactattttaagtataattgatgCCTGAAAAAGAAATCCTGTGTTTCAAGTCCACAGATTTTATGACAATTACTTAAGCTTTAGTTAAAGCTAAGTTAGCTTgcaataatttacataattgtgATATGATTACATATTTTCTTACAGtgaaaagttattaattttttaaatctaattgaTTTCAGGTTGTACCTGAATTTATGGAACTGTTTAAAGAAAGGGCAACTGCTCCATTTTTTGTATTCCAAGTTTTTTGTGTTGCTTTATGGTGCCTTGACAAATACTGGTACTATTCCATTTTTACCCTTGTCATGTTGGTTATGTTTGAGTGTACCCTCGTACAGCAACAACTGAGAAATATGGCCGAAATAAGAAAAATGGGTAATAAACCGTAtcatattaatgtttatagAAATAGAAGATGGCGTTCAATTGATAGTGATCAGTTGGTACCAGGAGACATTGTTTCACTTATTCGTTCACAAAATGATAACATTGTGCCCTGTGATATTGTACTATTGAGAGGGTCATGTATAGTTGATGAGTCTATGTTAACTGGTGAAAGTGTTCCACAGATGAAGGAACCATTAGAGAATGAAAAAGATCTAAAACAGAACTTAGATATTGAAGGTGATGGTAAACTCCATATGTTGTTTGGTGGCACTAAAATAGTTCAACATTCATCACCTATTAAAAATGTGTCTAATGGTTTAAAAGCTCCAGATAATGGATGCATTGGGTATGTTATTCGAAATGGCTTTAACACGTCACAGGGGAAGCTTTTGAGGACCATCCTGTTTGGTGTTAAAAGAGTTACTGCCAATAATCTTGAAACTTTTGGATTTATATTATTCCTATTAATATTCGCAATTGCTGCTGCAGCATATGTTTGGATAAAGGGTTGTGAAGATCCAGAAAGAAATAGATACAAACTTTTTTTGGAatgtacattaattttaacatcAGTTGTACCTCCAGAGCTGCCAATCGAATTATCTTTAGCTGTTAACACATCTTTATTGTCCTTATCAAAGTTAGCTGTATTTTGTACCGAACCATTTAGAATACCTTTTGCAGGTAAAGTTGAAATCTGTTGTTTTGATAAAACTGGTACATTAACTAGTGACAACCTAGTAGTTGAGGGCGTGGCAGGAATAGGAAAAAATACAGATGCTACAGTTATACCATTGTCTGAGGCTCCAATGGAAACTATTCAGGTTCTGGCAACTTGCCATTCATTAGTACAGTTAGATGAGGGAGTAGTCGGAGATCCATTAGAGAAAGCAACATTAAAAGCTGCTGAATGGAATCTGACCAAGGGAGATGCTGTTGTACCAAAGAAAGGTAAATCACCAGGACTTAAAATTGTTCACCGAAATCACTTTGCAAGTGCTCTAAAGAGGATGTCTGTTGTAGCTGGTTATCAAATAAATGAAAGAGGGTTTATTGAAACTCACTATATTAGTAGTGTGAAAGGTGCTCCTGAAACTATTAAATCTATGCTAAAAGAAGTTCCTAGCCACTATGATCATGTTCATTTAACCCTATCAAGACGAGGGGCGCGAGTTTTAGCTTTAGGTTACAGAAATTTAGGCAAGTTAACATCGCAGGAAGTTAGGGACTTGTCAAGAGATGATATTGAGTCCGAACTGACATTTGTTGGTTTTGTAATCATATCATGCCCCTTAAAAAGTGATTCGAAAAAAGCGATTGCTGAGATTGTACACGCATCCCATTCAGTCGTAATGATTACCGGCGACAATCCTTTGACGGCATGCCATGTAGCAAAGGAATTGAAATTTACACAAAAGAGCGATGTACTCATATTAACACAATCAAGCGATAATTGGTATTGGAAGTCCATTGATGAGTCGGTAGAGCTTCCAGTACAACCATTTAAAACTGTAAAGGAACTTACAACCAAATATGATCTATGCATAACTGGGGAAGGCCTTGCTTATCTAAATGAATATCATAGACAATTTTTAGTAGGAATCATAGCTCATATTAAAGTATTCGCTAGATTTGCACCAAAACAGAAGGAATTTGTTATTGTTACACTCAAGTCTCTCGGATACGTGACACTAATGTGCGGCGATGGTACAAATGATGTCGGTGCCTTGAAACATGCAGATgttagtatatatttaatagtatagtaaaaattgtatttcaaTAAGGGGTCGTCTATAAAATAAGTTACACGGATTTTTTTTTGGACATGGGCGTCTCACCACTCTTGTCACGTTTAGTGTTTTAGTGACCCTCccctaataaatattacatacaccATTTACATTGAAATGCAAATGGCACACTTCCTCAGACCCTTCTCTCCATTATTTTCAAACGCCTATTATTGATTTATCGCTAATTTTCAAAATGAATATATGCAGCAATTTtatgttgtattattatatttttaggttgGTGTAGCAATTCTCGCTAACGCGCCAGAACGTATACGAGAGAAGCGTGAGGAACGCCCCATAGAACCGGAGATTCCTCGGAGACCGATGGCGTTGCGCGATCCACGCGCAGAGGCCCGAGCCGAAGCCGCTGCAAGACTGAGACGGGCCATGAAGAAGCTGGAGGAAGAAGATCAACCTCAACTCGTTAGGTTGGGTGATGCTAGCGTTGCTGCTCCCTTCACAAGTCGACTGTCTAGTATACTTTGTAGTACGTATATTatgtttttcatataattattttttttcaatgtttatattataactgtGGCTCGTGGTTTTACCCTCGTTAATTTGCGAAAAAACGTACTATAACATAAAACaacattaacattaaataacctatagcctttctggataaatggactatccaaaacaaaaagagaatttcaatttgaaccagtacTTCCTGTGATTAGcacattcaaaataaacaaacaaactcttcagctataatattagtatagctactattaaaagatattatgtATTCTTTTTTTCATACACGAACTTTGAGTTACACTGTAATGTGAAAGAGACAAATAAATTAGATGACTTAAACGTGTAATGGTTGTTTGTTACAGTTTGCCACATAATAAAGCAAGGTCGGTGTACCCTCGTAACGACTCTTCAGATGTTTAAGATCTTGGCGCTCAATGCATTGATATTGGCATACAGTCAGTCAGTGCTTTATCTTGATGGTATCAAATTCAGTGACGTTCAAGCAACACTACAGAGTTTGTTATTAGCATCTTGTTTTCTGTTTATTTCGCGATCGAAGGTAAGGctttaaattgagaaaaaaagacgcttttaattgattttaactgGAATGGAGTGGTTTTTCTCTATAAATACTGTCAATGTGAAGTGTTTGTGATAGAGGAAAATGATAAAATCGATTTTCGTCACCACGAATCAGAAAATcacagaaataatattttacaaataccaAGCTTCAAGTAGTAATCGAAGTTGCGACTGCTGTTAATATATCACTTTCCTCTACTTTACCAGAAATGTCATTTTTGTTAAAACTTCGAaagtttaatgaatatttttttaaatatatttctattaactGTATACAATAATAACCTAATTTACTTAACtactgattatttaaataagtaattattattattgaattatataaatgatatatttttaatgtaattttcagCCTCTGAAGCAATTATCAAAACAGCGTCCTCTGCCAAACATCTTCAACCTGTACACAATAATGACTGTTCTCACACAATTCGCAGTTCACTTCTTATGTCTAGTGTATTTAGTACGTGAAGCAACTCTACGTTCACCTGACaggtaaaaatagttaaatttttagtgTGTCTTAGGCTTTTTATCGTACGCCCGATGAGAAAGCAACATCATGCATAATAATAATCGCTAGACTACTAATGTAAGTAAtcgttacatagtataaaacaaagtcgcttcccgctgtctgtgtgcttagatttttacgcaacggattttgatgcggttttctttagtacatagagtgattccagaaaaAGGTTATATGGTATATGAaggttatatgtataatatattcataatttagTAGAGTAATACTGATAGTTTTGGCAATCGTCGAAGCCAGGGCAGGTCACTAGTAAAAATAGCTTTACCATAATAGCCATATAGTCTATGTATGTAAACAAGTAAGCTGTAGTGGCTAATGAGTGCTAAAACTGTTGGTAATAaggttttctttataatttttgaagttatactttttttgacGCGTTTGGTAAAAacgatgagagtaaatttttacgatgcgcgcgcacaccgtcacaaaaaatccgacaccctgaagttagctagtcaacgaagaaaaagtgagctagccaatgaagtataacttcataCGTGCGTACATAATGTAACGTTGTAagtacataattaatataagttAAATCCTAcattaaaaccttaaaaaaaaaacaattttattacaacttaTTCTGGGACAGGGGAAACCGTGACAATAAgtacacatacacttttttttttaaatacgatttaaattgacgaccgctctgatgatgatttaagtaatatttaatttaggcagttaaataataaaactatacaaCCTCATTATTTTGTTCGAAATGACAGAAAcagagaaattatttttaagcggAATATAAATTAGTATATTATGCTTAtcaatttttctattatttacagAGATACAACACCAAAACTAGATATGGATTTAGCGGAGGATGAAGAACGCGTGTTCACACCAGATCTTGTCAATAGTACCGTCTATATTATCTCTATGGCGCTTCAAATATCTACATTTGCGATAAATTATAGAGTAAgtgtaaatctatataaataaaaatggatgttgctaagcgcataactcgagaatagctcgaccaattcggctaatttattttttttgtatggccCACAGAaggtttttatactaaaaaaatttacaaaattaaaaaaaaaaaacttaacttttgACATAGTCATAGACAAAGTCTgggcagctagttataaatatttctgaGCGAGATTCCTAATagtatatgaataatttttatatgaataattttgaatgtattaaacatttaaaactttttttgtaacaatagtAATGATACTTTTGTTCGTgattgttatttcttttataagaaCAAGACAATTTGTGTaatcaataaaactaaaacattcAAGATACATTTTTAGAGAAAGATTGGAAACATGGAGTAAGTATTGCATTTGTCCTCTTTTTATGTGTCATATATTTTCAGGGTGAACCATTCATGGAAGGGCTTCGAGACAATAAACCTCTACTCTACAGTATTTTAATATCGGGTGGCGTAGTGTTCGCGTTGGCTACTGGATTCATTCCCGACCTCTCCAATTTGTTTGAAATTGTGTATTTCCCACCAGACGTGAGTGTAGTATTATGAACTTTTTATATTAACCACTGAtgacttaatttatatttaaataatttgagattgttcattataattgtgtttcctcgcaaataaaagaaaaaccgacttcaattacatcgacaagtaatacaacataagtagacgaaaaaatagttgaataaatacgcgttataaaagattactcaaaaagtagtgattagatctcgattaaatttaaatgtgactacatgacaagtatcagcttttgaataaaacaagaatcatcaaatttGGTAAAGCCATTGAAAAGATGTACGGTATCGTAGATCCATAGTAGATCCacgtagatcgacgaataaatagtcaaataaatatgcattattatatataactcgaaaagtacttgttagatttcagttacatttaaatatatttttttagtggtggtgcgtgtcatatggtaatttattgaaaatataattatgtgccTTATATACGtacgtatttaatataataatatatgttatcTTTGTTTCAGTATCGAGTGATTTTAGTTCAAGTTCTAATAGCGGATATGGTATTCGCATATTTGGTGGATCGAATTTGTTTGTGGCTGTTCGGAGACGCTCGCGTCAGCAACGTGACGTAGTACACACggacgcgctcacgcacacactGATCCGGCCAATCGTGTAGCGGTGTTCCTTTACTACCTGTGAATAAGTGTTCGGTGTCCGTTCTGTGTGTGTGCCGGCCGTGTATGGACTCGTAACAGCTCAAAATATATGCATTTAAAGTTATCTAAATGTGTCAGtggtatttatttatgagaaataaatgtGTAGTTCATtttaatcttgttttatttGAACGTAACGGTCAAGTACACAGTTAAACGGTCGTTAGTTAGTTTCCGGTCAAGTTACTTTAGAATgtgtaatatatcaaaattgcATAAATTTCATCTACCTAATTGGGTTCGGAAATACCGGATATCAAGGAAAACATTCCATTCATTCATCCTTAGAATCTCACAATCAATAACATGGTTAGAAAGTAGGATGTTAtactgattttttaattttatcctttggctttgtaatattagttttgttaaaaaaaaatacttttaatattatactctTTACTTGAGTTCTTATCTTACAACAAAAAGTATATAACTAAGGTTGTAcacgattttatatttttcaaatttatttcctCAGTTTAAGACAAAACTCAAATCATTAATTcatgaaaaaaattcaaacactGAAACAGGTTATCTTGATAACAATAGATCGGAGTTAGTATTTCAATCCTCCATATCCATGGCCGCCGAGGTCCCAAGAATTAAGCCCCCAACTGTTTTGAAGTCCCCAACCACCACCCAAACCTTCAAGA is a window from the Melitaea cinxia chromosome 3, ilMelCinx1.1, whole genome shotgun sequence genome containing:
- the LOC123669334 gene encoding DNA primase large subunit; amino-acid sequence: MEFNIKRKSIKTVSTGSLVDNYPHDLQMYKVPPVDDISLQEFETLALERLSLLRCLATATTLKGLRIFSEEWTDFVISDLKNQGLKYYAKLCEKSSCGTLQADLEARRKDHIAHFILRLAYCRTEELRRWFISRELELFKMRFMTMKTDAIDAFFKINNLCYTNISDSEKSELMKYLRESTFYQSSQNIENFKFYKVKFYEVLDLVKARKVYLRGGYAYIPHKDFISVLSAQFRMHLRQTLAIACHHLGEIEQDERLVSLLKGLHQSYSGNDFISDTKVTIPIESIDSLSIKSFPLCMKQLHEQLRSVHHLKHGGRLQYGLYLKGIGVTLEDSLRFWREEFTKIMELDKFEKQYAYNIRYNYGKEGSKKNYTPFTCLKIINTNVGPGDCHGCPYRHSDTNILKNKLKGYGLESEAVNDIVDMTKKGHYQIACSKYFDAVHKTDFGLGINHPNQFFEESQKILKGDIKVEVKKDEKPKNIKKESTDEFEDMDIDEVTERKE
- the LOC123669117 gene encoding endoplasmic reticulum transmembrane helix translocase → MVPNKMHSSLDDLVQYTQLFKPVTTILQGTVLPFLIIYPLIFYCWFFVYGIEENFEAGFVTVSVVAVIHIFICLCCYWSVHIQCFLSCTPVKNPLQAEIVKVVPTSNNGFSEIVKLHHTESTKKDGANPDVWFIFQKSKYVYDWNKKTFHTVEFPVNKTYEEYIESKGYADEESIILAEKEFGKNEMIMVVPEFMELFKERATAPFFVFQVFCVALWCLDKYWYYSIFTLVMLVMFECTLVQQQLRNMAEIRKMGNKPYHINVYRNRRWRSIDSDQLVPGDIVSLIRSQNDNIVPCDIVLLRGSCIVDESMLTGESVPQMKEPLENEKDLKQNLDIEGDGKLHMLFGGTKIVQHSSPIKNVSNGLKAPDNGCIGYVIRNGFNTSQGKLLRTILFGVKRVTANNLETFGFILFLLIFAIAAAAYVWIKGCEDPERNRYKLFLECTLILTSVVPPELPIELSLAVNTSLLSLSKLAVFCTEPFRIPFAGKVEICCFDKTGTLTSDNLVVEGVAGIGKNTDATVIPLSEAPMETIQVLATCHSLVQLDEGVVGDPLEKATLKAAEWNLTKGDAVVPKKGKSPGLKIVHRNHFASALKRMSVVAGYQINERGFIETHYISSVKGAPETIKSMLKEVPSHYDHVHLTLSRRGARVLALGYRNLGKLTSQEVRDLSRDDIESELTFVGFVIISCPLKSDSKKAIAEIVHASHSVVMITGDNPLTACHVAKELKFTQKSDVLILTQSSDNWYWKSIDESVELPVQPFKTVKELTTKYDLCITGEGLAYLNEYHRQFLVGIIAHIKVFARFAPKQKEFVIVTLKSLGYVTLMCGDGTNDVGALKHADVGVAILANAPERIREKREERPIEPEIPRRPMALRDPRAEARAEAAARLRRAMKKLEEEDQPQLVRLGDASVAAPFTSRLSSILCICHIIKQGRCTLVTTLQMFKILALNALILAYSQSVLYLDGIKFSDVQATLQSLLLASCFLFISRSKPLKQLSKQRPLPNIFNLYTIMTVLTQFAVHFLCLVYLVREATLRSPDRDTTPKLDMDLAEDEERVFTPDLVNSTVYIISMALQISTFAINYRGEPFMEGLRDNKPLLYSILISGGVVFALATGFIPDLSNLFEIVYFPPDYRVILVQVLIADMVFAYLVDRICLWLFGDARVSNVT